One genomic segment of Erythrolamprus reginae isolate rEryReg1 chromosome 2, rEryReg1.hap1, whole genome shotgun sequence includes these proteins:
- the LOC139159677 gene encoding major histocompatibility complex class I-related gene protein-like isoform X1 — translation MLLSSGTLVNTTQLLLVAGADGRRMVVLQLPPLLLLWTVLENLVPVGRCGSSRHSLCYSYLKVSEPSQGLPQFLSVVHLDDHPIARYDILNGKTVPLVPWMEVEEMKAVERMFRTDLEQLSELNHPTEGLHTWQVDLGCELREGGSKMGFLHFGYDGMDFIRFDKETLRWVAAHPKAEKVKETWEDDPRRSQRNKFFLEETCIEWLQKYLSYQKVALKTEPPVGKVTHKVVHDKLEVLICQAFGFYPKEIQSIWTRDGEACKYETFHRNVAPNSGGTYYVQLSIQINPKERDHFRCHLEHEGLQDPLVLAFKGEADIPFVSVGVWIIIILASANLFLICYGLECRKNLHQAMTNCFDHLTSEILCSSPTSGTDDENHLATILPPKMTSEDCCGQKTELRGREKTPLLAYPNACSDHEEGPSLETSERGLEEHLEDAEAIKPGMEELEEEMSRGTSQGPQRSNRMSMAGEEIGEMQLHLEDSQTQPEAQDGEGLQLQLIRRDEKTELGETQWMSVRLFHQKEPLSSSYCNEPRCYSTDSPGSIYTACSC, via the exons ATGCTCCTCTCATCTGGAACACTTGTTAATACTACTCAGTTGCTTTTAGTTGCAGGTGCTGATGGTCGGAGGATGGTGGTGTTGCAGCTGCCGCCCCTCTTGCTCCTGTGGACTGTGCTGGAGAACTTGGTGCCAGTGGGCCGATGTG GCTCCTCCAGGCATTCCCTGTGCTATTCCTACCTGAAGGTGTCAGAGCCCAGCCAGGGGCTGCCTCAGTTCCTGTCCGTGGTCCACCTGGATGACCATCCCATTGCTCGCTATGACATTCTCAATGGGAAGACGGTTCCTCTTGTGCCCTGGATGGAGGTGGAGGAGATGAAGGCAGTTGAGAGGATGTTCAGAACGGACCTGGAGCAATTATCAGAACTCAACCACCCGACTGAAG GTCTTCACACCTGGCAAGTGGATTTGGGCTGTGAGCTCAGAGAAGGCGGGAGCAAAAtgggttttttgcactttggctATGATGGGATGGATTTCATCAGATTTGACAAGGAGACCCTCAGATGGGTGGCCGCTCATCCCAAGGCTGAGAAGGTAAAGGAGACATGGGAGGATGATCCAAGGCGGTCTCAAAGAAATAAATTCTTCCTGGAGGAGACCTGCATTGAGTGGCTGCAGAAATACCTGTCCTACCAGAAGGTGGCTCTGAAGACAG AGCCTCCAGTGGGGAAAGTGACTCACAAGGTTGTTCATGACAAACTGGAGGTCCTCATCTGCCAGGCCTTTGGCTTCTACCCCAAGGAGATCCAGTCCATCTGGACAAGGGATGGAGAGGCCTGCAAATATGAGACCTTTCATAGGAATGTGGCCCCCAACTCAGGTGGGACCTATTATGTCCAGCTCAGCATTCAAATCAACCCCAAGGAAAGGGATCATTTTCGGTGTCATCTGGAGCACGAAGGCTTGCAGGACCCCCTGGTCTTGGCCTTCAAGGGGGAAGCAG atATACCATTTGTTTCTGTGGGAGTTTGGATTATAATAATCTTGGCATCTGCAAATCTCTTCCTGATCT GCTATGGGCTGGAGTGCAGGAAAAATCTCCATCAGGCAATGACAAATTGCTTTGATCACCTTACTTCAGAAATACTTTGTTCTTCCCCTACTTCTGGCACTGATGATGAAAATCACTTGGCCACAATTCTCCCACCCAAAATGACATCAGAG GATTGCTGTGGACAGAAGACAGAGctaaggggaagagagaaaacaCCTCTGTTGGCTTACCCAAATGCCTGTTCAGACCATGAGGAAGGGCCATCTCTGGAGACTTCGGAGCGGGGCCTGGAGGAACATCTGGAAGATGCCGAGGCCATCAAGCCAGGAATGGAGGAGCTGGAGGAAGAAATGAGTCGAGGAACCTCACAGGGGCCTCAGAGGAGCAACAGGATGAGTATGGCTGGAGAAGAAATAGGAGAGATGCAGCTACACCTGGAGGACTCACAGACCCAGCCAGAAGCCCAGGATGGAGAAGGATTGCAGCTACAGCTGATCAGGAGGGATGAGAAGACTGAACTGGGGGAGACACAATGGATGTCGGTGAGGCTATTCCATCAGAAGGAGCCTCTTTCCTCCTCATATTGTAATGAACCTAGGTGTtactccactgactcaccaggaagtatctacacagcttgcagctgctga
- the LOC139159677 gene encoding class I histocompatibility antigen, Gogo-C*0203 alpha chain-like isoform X2, with amino-acid sequence MVVLQLPPLLLLWTVLENLVPVGRCGLHTWQVDLGCELREGGSKMGFLHFGYDGMDFIRFDKETLRWVAAHPKAEKVKETWEDDPRRSQRNKFFLEETCIEWLQKYLSYQKVALKTEPPVGKVTHKVVHDKLEVLICQAFGFYPKEIQSIWTRDGEACKYETFHRNVAPNSGGTYYVQLSIQINPKERDHFRCHLEHEGLQDPLVLAFKGEADIPFVSVGVWIIIILASANLFLICYGLECRKNLHQAMTNCFDHLTSEILCSSPTSGTDDENHLATILPPKMTSEDCCGQKTELRGREKTPLLAYPNACSDHEEGPSLETSERGLEEHLEDAEAIKPGMEELEEEMSRGTSQGPQRSNRMSMAGEEIGEMQLHLEDSQTQPEAQDGEGLQLQLIRRDEKTELGETQWMSVRLFHQKEPLSSSYCNEPRCYSTDSPGSIYTACSC; translated from the exons ATGGTGGTGTTGCAGCTGCCGCCCCTCTTGCTCCTGTGGACTGTGCTGGAGAACTTGGTGCCAGTGGGCCGATGTG GTCTTCACACCTGGCAAGTGGATTTGGGCTGTGAGCTCAGAGAAGGCGGGAGCAAAAtgggttttttgcactttggctATGATGGGATGGATTTCATCAGATTTGACAAGGAGACCCTCAGATGGGTGGCCGCTCATCCCAAGGCTGAGAAGGTAAAGGAGACATGGGAGGATGATCCAAGGCGGTCTCAAAGAAATAAATTCTTCCTGGAGGAGACCTGCATTGAGTGGCTGCAGAAATACCTGTCCTACCAGAAGGTGGCTCTGAAGACAG AGCCTCCAGTGGGGAAAGTGACTCACAAGGTTGTTCATGACAAACTGGAGGTCCTCATCTGCCAGGCCTTTGGCTTCTACCCCAAGGAGATCCAGTCCATCTGGACAAGGGATGGAGAGGCCTGCAAATATGAGACCTTTCATAGGAATGTGGCCCCCAACTCAGGTGGGACCTATTATGTCCAGCTCAGCATTCAAATCAACCCCAAGGAAAGGGATCATTTTCGGTGTCATCTGGAGCACGAAGGCTTGCAGGACCCCCTGGTCTTGGCCTTCAAGGGGGAAGCAG atATACCATTTGTTTCTGTGGGAGTTTGGATTATAATAATCTTGGCATCTGCAAATCTCTTCCTGATCT GCTATGGGCTGGAGTGCAGGAAAAATCTCCATCAGGCAATGACAAATTGCTTTGATCACCTTACTTCAGAAATACTTTGTTCTTCCCCTACTTCTGGCACTGATGATGAAAATCACTTGGCCACAATTCTCCCACCCAAAATGACATCAGAG GATTGCTGTGGACAGAAGACAGAGctaaggggaagagagaaaacaCCTCTGTTGGCTTACCCAAATGCCTGTTCAGACCATGAGGAAGGGCCATCTCTGGAGACTTCGGAGCGGGGCCTGGAGGAACATCTGGAAGATGCCGAGGCCATCAAGCCAGGAATGGAGGAGCTGGAGGAAGAAATGAGTCGAGGAACCTCACAGGGGCCTCAGAGGAGCAACAGGATGAGTATGGCTGGAGAAGAAATAGGAGAGATGCAGCTACACCTGGAGGACTCACAGACCCAGCCAGAAGCCCAGGATGGAGAAGGATTGCAGCTACAGCTGATCAGGAGGGATGAGAAGACTGAACTGGGGGAGACACAATGGATGTCGGTGAGGCTATTCCATCAGAAGGAGCCTCTTTCCTCCTCATATTGTAATGAACCTAGGTGTtactccactgactcaccaggaagtatctacacagcttgcagctgctga